Proteins from a genomic interval of Papaver somniferum cultivar HN1 chromosome 4, ASM357369v1, whole genome shotgun sequence:
- the LOC113271406 gene encoding chromophore lyase CRL, chloroplastic-like, whose product MGTGSDSNGWSRARGVFLKTLVLVGGALLLKRLTKSTTRWDHARIVADSLCGEKFSQEQASKDPDNFFNLRMLTCPAAEMVDGSNVIYVEQAFWRTPQKPFRQRLYMVKPCTKEMKCDVEVSSYAIRDAEEYKNFCDRPKDQRPLPEEVIGDIAEHLTTIYLKRCERGKRCLYEGSTPEGGFPNSWSGASYCKSELAIHKNNEVHTWDRGYDDDGNQVWGVKKGPYEFKPAPTLSFTDKFSLLNFSPPVSLEKRIEGSFVLQE is encoded by the exons ATGGGAACGGGTTCGGATTCAAATGGATGGAGCCGAGCCCGTGGTGTATTTCTGAAAACACTGGTTTTAGTTGGTGGTGCTCTTCTTCTTAAGCGTTTAACTAAATCAACAACTCGCTGGGATCATGCTCGTATTGTTGCTGATTCTCTTTGTGGTGAAAAG TTTTCTCAAGAACAAGCTTCTAAAGATCCCGACAACTTTTTCAATTTGAG AATGCTAACATGcccagcagcagaaatggtggatgGTTCTAATGTTATATATGTTGAACAA GCATTTTGGAGAACTCCTCAGAAGCCGTTTCGGCAG AGACTTTATATGGTGAAGCCTTGTACGAAAGAAATGAAATGTGATGTTGAG GTGAGCTCTTATGCCATTAGAGATGCAGAGGAATACAAGAATTTCTGTGATCGTCCAAAAGACCAGCGTCCACTACCTGAAGAAGTTATTGGG GACATTGCTGAACACTTAACGACTATCTACCTTAAGCGATGTGAACGAGGGAAACGTTGCTTATATGAGGGATCAACCCCAGAAGGCGGTTTCCCTAATTCATGG AGTGGGGCATCGTACTGCAAATCAGAACTTGCTATCCATAAGAACAATGAGGTACATACTTGGGATAGGGGCTATGACGACGATGGTAATCAA GTCTGGGGAGTCAAGAAAGGGCCGTATGAGTTCAAACCTGCACCAACCTTGAGTTTCACAGACAAGTTTTCTCTTCTAAATTTTTCTCCTCCCGTCTCATTGGAAAAAAGAATAGAAGGTTCATTTGTTTTACAGGAATGA